One segment of Pristis pectinata isolate sPriPec2 chromosome 3, sPriPec2.1.pri, whole genome shotgun sequence DNA contains the following:
- the LOC127568571 gene encoding dynein light chain Tctex-type protein 2B, with the protein MGSRSFSEPERLKNCKSFQGACLPKIRSAQISKGWGSAPAGGEIQRQQTRLPVRKEKEKRREKDRRMVQSQFSKPGTGSTRLDRPTENIYEPRPARTFSAGEARAAIRTVLESRLNGAKYEPRSSALAAVELAECVKKAVKALGYERYKIVCYLVLGATRASGLSCSSRAVWSPTVDTYAEFCFQNDSLFALCLVFALYHE; encoded by the coding sequence ATGGGAAGCCGCAGCTTCAGCGAGCCCGAAAGACTGAAGAACTGCAAGAGTTTCCAGGGAGCCTGTCTGCCGAAGATCCGGAGCGCTCAGATCTCCAAGGGATGGGGTTCGGCTCCTGCAGGCGGCGAGATCCAACGGCAGCAAACCAGACTCCCGGTCAGAAAGGAGAAGGAGAAAAGGCGAGAGAAGGACCGCAGGATGGTGCAGAGCCAGTTCTCGAAGCCCGGCACCGGCAGTACCAGGCTGGACAGACCCACTGAGAACATCTATGAGCCCCGGCCGGCCAGGACCTTCTCAGCGGGGGAAGCCCGGGCTGCCATTCGCACGGTGCTGGAGAGCAGGCTGAACGGTGCCAAGTACGAGCCCCGGAGCTCGGCACTGGCAGCCGTGGAACTGGCCGAGTGTGTGAAGAAGGCGGTGAAAGCCTTGGGTTACGAGAGGTACAAGATCGTGTGCTACCTGGTGCTGGGGGCGACCAGAGCCTCCGGTCTCTCGTGTTCCAGCAGAGCCGTCTGGAGTCCAACCGTCGACACGTATGCAGAATTTTGCTTCCAAAACGATTCACTCTTCGCTCTCTGCCTGGTGTTTGCTTTGTACCACGAATAA